The following proteins are co-located in the Nitrospira sp. genome:
- a CDS encoding thioredoxin family protein: MPNITLLHSPTCGACPSAKRLWKELRVKYSFSYREVDITTPDGQELANRHSVRAVPATIIDGRLTFVGVPPRQSAEKALQLKMKPQGA, encoded by the coding sequence ATGCCGAATATTACCTTATTGCACTCACCGACCTGCGGAGCCTGTCCATCAGCGAAACGCCTGTGGAAGGAACTTAGGGTAAAGTATAGCTTTAGCTATCGCGAGGTCGATATCACGACCCCGGATGGTCAGGAATTGGCGAATCGGCATTCGGTCCGGGCCGTGCCCGCGACGATTATCGACGGCCGTCTGACCTTCGTCGGGGTGCCGCCTCGTCAAAGCGCCGAGAAGGCGTTGCAGCTGAAGATGAAACCGCAGGGTGCGTGA